In the Ensifer adhaerens genome, one interval contains:
- a CDS encoding amidohydrolase, which produces MTLAAVTRALSATSVLAIMVCVAQPVWAAPDLIVLNGDVRTVDQSKPKAQAFAVENGRFTAIGSNDEIKALAEAETKVIDAGGKTVTPGFIDGHTHLTSGMDMVTGVDLSYIPDKKTWLEKIKEADARLPKGVWLMGGGWDYTLGEGKLPTKEDLDAVVPDRVVVLRDIDFHSVWVNSKALEVGGVTAKSEVEEGGQVLLNDKGEPSGILLEKAGDLVEKHRPVATDTERREALLQTMKFANSLGITGVNDMSDLAAVHDYAAILAEKKMPLRVWYGFFEGDPKKIAAAVKDRDEVDKVAADSGEQVKKGPMLKLGYTKSVIDGVLSTRTAYMHEDYSDQHGWKGKPFETKEQLAAAIKASNENGFPTAVHAIGDGGVSLVLDAFAEASVPRAQPNRIEHIEVVETKDIQRFKELGVVASMQPNHATGTIGKYITERIGTEREPRAYVWHSMLDAGVPLVFGSDWPTSPLSPLTQINDAVFRESPFGLGDGPWHPEQAVSFDQALHGLTQAGADMTPWGGEIGSISVGKWADFVLINGTLPDPLDRSIRERKVEATYLAGNEVYRQP; this is translated from the coding sequence ATGACATTGGCAGCAGTAACCCGGGCACTGAGCGCGACGTCGGTCCTGGCGATCATGGTTTGCGTAGCACAGCCGGTATGGGCGGCACCCGACTTGATCGTGCTCAACGGCGATGTGCGCACGGTCGACCAGAGCAAGCCGAAGGCACAGGCCTTCGCGGTCGAGAACGGAAGATTCACTGCGATCGGCAGCAATGACGAGATCAAGGCCCTGGCCGAGGCCGAAACCAAGGTGATCGATGCCGGCGGCAAGACCGTGACCCCAGGCTTCATCGACGGCCATACCCATCTCACATCCGGCATGGACATGGTGACCGGTGTGGACCTTTCCTACATCCCCGACAAGAAGACCTGGCTCGAAAAGATCAAGGAGGCCGACGCGCGTCTTCCAAAGGGCGTCTGGCTGATGGGCGGCGGCTGGGACTACACGCTCGGCGAGGGCAAGCTGCCGACGAAGGAAGACCTCGATGCCGTGGTGCCGGACCGGGTGGTCGTCCTGCGCGATATCGATTTCCATTCCGTCTGGGTCAACTCCAAGGCGCTCGAGGTCGGTGGCGTTACCGCGAAGTCGGAAGTCGAAGAAGGCGGACAGGTACTCCTCAACGACAAAGGCGAACCGAGCGGCATCCTGCTCGAAAAGGCCGGTGACCTCGTGGAGAAGCATCGCCCGGTCGCGACCGACACCGAGCGGCGCGAAGCGCTGCTGCAGACGATGAAATTTGCCAACAGCCTCGGCATTACCGGCGTCAACGACATGTCCGATCTTGCCGCCGTCCACGACTACGCGGCGATCCTTGCAGAGAAGAAGATGCCGCTTCGCGTCTGGTACGGCTTCTTCGAGGGCGACCCGAAGAAGATTGCCGCCGCCGTGAAGGACCGCGACGAGGTCGACAAGGTTGCCGCCGATTCCGGCGAGCAGGTGAAGAAGGGGCCGATGCTGAAGCTCGGCTATACCAAGTCGGTGATCGACGGCGTGCTCTCGACACGCACGGCCTACATGCATGAGGATTACTCCGACCAACACGGCTGGAAGGGCAAGCCTTTCGAAACGAAGGAGCAACTCGCGGCCGCGATCAAGGCCTCCAACGAAAACGGCTTCCCGACGGCGGTGCACGCGATCGGCGATGGCGGTGTCAGTCTCGTGCTTGATGCTTTCGCCGAGGCCTCGGTGCCGCGCGCGCAACCGAACCGTATCGAGCATATCGAGGTGGTCGAGACCAAGGATATCCAGCGTTTCAAGGAACTGGGCGTCGTCGCTTCGATGCAGCCGAACCATGCGACCGGCACGATCGGCAAATACATCACCGAGCGCATCGGCACCGAGCGTGAGCCACGCGCTTACGTCTGGCATTCCATGCTCGACGCCGGAGTGCCGCTGGTGTTCGGTTCCGACTGGCCGACTTCACCGCTGAGCCCGCTGACCCAGATCAACGATGCCGTCTTCCGCGAAAGCCCCTTCGGCCTCGGTGACGGGCCCTGGCATCCGGAGCAGGCGGTCAGCTTCGACCAGGCGCTGCATGGGCTCACTCAAGCCGGCGCCGACATGACGCCCTGGGGCGGTGAGATTGGCTCGATCAGCGTCGGCAAATGGGCGGATTTCGTGCTGATCAACGGTACGCTGCCGGATCCGCTCGACCGTTCCATCCGCGAGCGCAAGGTCGAGGCGACCTATCTCGCCGGAAACGAGGTCTATCGCCAGCCCTAA
- a CDS encoding RNA polymerase sigma factor, which produces MKDVLLQSTRAAPDDLTDHDLVQGALANDPEAFRTIMRRHNQRLFRIARAVVRNDSIAEDVVQEAYLRAFEHLETFRGDASLATWLHRVVLNEALGRLRKSSTRREVPLVAEQVSADIVPFPNAASTEDPERSLAQRQILRLVEEATDALPDAFRLVFTARVIEGMSVEETAVLLGIKPETVRSRLHRARQLLRQHIDRKIGPVLMNAFPFAGRRCERLTMAVMSRLGLV; this is translated from the coding sequence ATGAAGGATGTTCTCTTGCAATCGACACGGGCCGCTCCCGATGATTTGACGGACCACGATCTCGTCCAGGGCGCGCTTGCCAATGATCCGGAAGCGTTCCGCACCATCATGCGAAGGCACAACCAGCGGCTCTTCCGCATCGCCCGCGCCGTGGTGCGCAACGACAGCATCGCCGAGGACGTCGTGCAGGAGGCCTATCTTCGTGCCTTCGAACACCTTGAGACGTTTCGCGGCGACGCCAGCCTCGCCACCTGGCTCCATCGCGTGGTGCTCAACGAGGCGCTCGGACGCCTGCGCAAGTCATCCACCCGGCGCGAGGTTCCGCTCGTAGCCGAACAGGTGAGCGCCGACATCGTGCCGTTTCCGAACGCAGCTAGCACGGAGGATCCGGAGCGATCCCTTGCCCAGCGGCAAATCCTGCGGCTGGTGGAAGAGGCGACCGACGCCCTGCCGGACGCGTTTCGCCTCGTCTTCACCGCCCGCGTCATCGAAGGCATGAGCGTCGAGGAAACGGCCGTCCTGCTCGGCATCAAGCCGGAGACCGTCAGAAGCCGTCTCCATCGCGCCCGCCAGCTGCTGCGCCAGCATATCGACCGCAAGATCGGCCCCGTACTGATGAATGCCTTCCCTTTTGCCGGTCGTCGCTGCGAACGGCTGACCATGGCCGTGATGAGCCGGCTTGGACTCGTGTAA
- a CDS encoding LysR family transcriptional regulator, which translates to MALDSLDVRLLRIYVTIVEAGGFAAAQGELNLSLSTISNHISALESRLGLTLCQRGRSGFRLTEEGRAAYEEAKRLFSSIDQFDTRMKGLQHQLNGTLSVGLIDNTLSDPSSRLNRVFARMTDEAPEVALSIVTRPPHELLRDVITGELHIAVASFPRTTLGLEYIDLYEETQRFYCGAEHPLFSRNDSEIEVDDIRSYNLIGRSYWNARDLKIFSIANPRATVSDMEAEARLILSGRYLGYLPDHFASRYVSEGLLRPIRPDLFSYKAPFQAAFDKSRAKSGLIPFFVKLLVSEFGVSQTGLSASRLRAGR; encoded by the coding sequence ATGGCATTGGACTCTTTGGATGTGCGGTTGCTACGCATCTACGTCACGATCGTGGAAGCCGGCGGCTTCGCGGCCGCGCAGGGAGAACTCAATCTCTCGCTCTCGACGATCTCCAACCATATCTCTGCGCTGGAAAGCCGGCTGGGCCTCACCCTTTGCCAGCGTGGCCGCTCCGGCTTTCGCCTGACAGAGGAAGGGCGGGCGGCCTACGAGGAAGCCAAGCGCCTCTTCAGCTCCATCGACCAGTTCGACACCCGCATGAAAGGGTTGCAGCACCAGCTGAATGGCACCCTTTCCGTCGGTCTCATCGACAACACGCTGTCCGATCCGTCTTCCCGTCTCAACCGCGTCTTTGCCCGGATGACCGACGAGGCGCCGGAGGTGGCGCTTTCGATCGTCACGCGGCCGCCGCACGAGCTCTTGCGCGACGTGATAACGGGCGAGCTGCACATCGCCGTCGCCAGCTTTCCGCGCACGACGCTGGGGTTGGAATACATCGACCTCTACGAGGAGACCCAGCGCTTCTATTGCGGTGCCGAACATCCGCTGTTCAGCCGCAATGACAGCGAGATCGAGGTCGATGATATCCGATCCTACAATCTGATCGGCCGCTCCTATTGGAACGCCCGCGACCTCAAGATCTTCTCGATCGCCAATCCGCGCGCCACCGTCAGCGACATGGAGGCGGAGGCGCGGCTGATCCTCTCCGGTCGCTACCTCGGCTATCTGCCGGACCATTTCGCCAGCCGGTATGTGAGCGAGGGCTTGCTGCGGCCGATCCGTCCGGATCTCTTCAGCTACAAGGCACCGTTTCAGGCAGCCTTTGATAAATCGCGTGCGAAGTCGGGCCTGATCCCGTTTTTCGTGAAGTTGCTCGTCAGCGAGTTCGGCGTCTCGCAAACCGGGCTCAGTGCGTCGCGCCTGCGCGCCGGGCGATAG